From the Candidatus Effluviviaceae Genus V sp. genome, one window contains:
- a CDS encoding DUF370 domain-containing protein — MSSRKVERPGGGAGLLNIGFGNVVAAERVVAVVTPGSAPVKRMKDSAKASGRLVDATQGRRTRAVIVTDSDHVILSAVGVETITQRLEGRDEAAES, encoded by the coding sequence ATGTCGAGTAGGAAGGTCGAGAGGCCCGGCGGGGGCGCCGGGCTCCTCAACATCGGTTTCGGCAATGTCGTGGCGGCCGAGCGGGTCGTGGCGGTCGTCACCCCGGGGTCGGCTCCGGTCAAGCGGATGAAGGACAGCGCGAAGGCCTCGGGGAGGCTCGTCGACGCGACGCAGGGACGAAGAACCCGCGCGGTCATCGTCACCGACTCCGATCATGTCATCCTCTCGGCCGTCGGCGTCGAGACCATCACGCAGCGCCTCGAGGGCCGTGACGAGGCCGCGGAGTCCTGA
- a CDS encoding guanylate kinase, giving the protein MVEGTPDRRGFPIVVSGPSGVGKTTIVQQVLESDPQVTYSVSVTTRPPRRGETSGDHYEFVDDQVFDELVEDGALAEWAEVHGYRYGTRASVISEGLDLGADVIMDLDVQGGMSIKRLFPEALLIFIEPPSREELEERLRGRATDDEEVIAQRLANAIGELEWSSKYDEQVTNNDLDETVETVLEKIAERRARPDGAD; this is encoded by the coding sequence GTGGTCGAGGGCACGCCCGACCGCCGGGGGTTCCCGATCGTCGTGTCGGGTCCCTCAGGGGTCGGCAAGACGACGATCGTACAGCAGGTCCTCGAGAGCGACCCCCAGGTCACGTACTCGGTCTCGGTGACGACCCGTCCCCCGAGACGGGGAGAGACGTCCGGCGACCACTACGAGTTCGTCGACGACCAGGTCTTCGACGAACTCGTGGAGGACGGCGCACTGGCGGAGTGGGCGGAGGTGCACGGGTACCGCTACGGGACGCGGGCCTCAGTTATCAGCGAGGGCCTCGATCTGGGGGCGGACGTCATCATGGACCTGGACGTCCAGGGCGGTATGTCGATCAAGCGGCTCTTCCCCGAGGCGCTTCTGATCTTCATCGAACCCCCGTCGAGGGAGGAGCTCGAGGAGAGGCTTCGCGGAAGGGCGACCGACGACGAGGAGGTCATCGCGCAGCGTCTCGCGAACGCGATCGGCGAGCTCGAGTGGAGCTCGAAGTACGATGAACAGGTGACGAACAACGACCTCGACGAGACGGTCGAGACGGTGCTCGAGAAGATCGCAGAACGACGCGCCCGTCCGGACGGGGCGGACTGA
- the coaBC gene encoding bifunctional phosphopantothenoylcysteine decarboxylase/phosphopantothenate--cysteine ligase CoaBC codes for MSSRPRGPLSGRTVVLGVTGSIAAFKAPSVVTGLSALGANVVVAMTANATRFVQPLTFETLSGNEVITDMWPERRAGTTPAEDALEGDDHLTHIHLAEAADLVIVAPASANIIGKMAGGIADDFLSTELLAMTCPVIVAPAMNVNMLDSDAVEENVSILRSRGVHIVESESGRLASGASGRGRLAETSVIIELAKRLLLPPQDLAGRRVLVTAGPTEEPIDPVRHVGNASTGSMGFAVAERALRHGAEVVLVSGRTSLVPPEGVAFVPVRTTREMYEAVMERLDSIDLLVMAAAPSDYRPVDVSERKIKKGAESVTIEFEATEDILAEAGSRKRSGQGLVGFALETENEEEYGRAKLEEKNLDLIVVNNPLVEGAGFGTETNVATLIGRTGAIEKTGTMSKSDLAAVILRRAIDELGWGRDE; via the coding sequence ATGAGTAGTCGACCTCGCGGACCGCTCTCCGGTCGGACCGTCGTCCTGGGCGTGACCGGGAGCATCGCGGCGTTCAAGGCGCCGTCCGTCGTGACGGGCCTCTCCGCGCTGGGGGCGAACGTTGTCGTGGCGATGACCGCGAACGCGACGCGCTTCGTCCAGCCGCTGACGTTCGAGACGCTGTCCGGCAATGAGGTCATCACCGACATGTGGCCCGAGCGGCGTGCCGGCACGACGCCAGCCGAGGATGCCCTCGAAGGCGACGACCATCTGACACACATCCACCTGGCCGAGGCCGCCGATCTCGTCATCGTGGCCCCCGCGTCGGCGAACATCATCGGCAAGATGGCCGGCGGCATCGCGGACGACTTCCTCTCCACGGAGCTCCTGGCGATGACGTGTCCCGTGATCGTCGCGCCCGCGATGAACGTCAACATGCTGGACTCCGATGCCGTCGAGGAGAACGTCTCGATCCTCCGTTCGCGCGGGGTTCACATCGTGGAGTCGGAGTCTGGGCGGCTCGCCAGCGGCGCGTCGGGACGGGGGAGGCTCGCCGAGACGTCCGTGATCATCGAGCTGGCGAAGCGCCTTCTGCTTCCGCCGCAGGACCTCGCAGGCCGCCGTGTGCTCGTCACGGCGGGGCCGACGGAGGAGCCGATCGACCCGGTGCGGCACGTGGGCAACGCGTCGACGGGCTCGATGGGCTTCGCCGTCGCTGAGCGTGCGCTCCGTCACGGGGCCGAGGTGGTGCTGGTCTCGGGCAGGACCTCGCTCGTTCCGCCGGAGGGCGTCGCGTTCGTCCCGGTGCGGACGACGCGCGAAATGTACGAGGCCGTCATGGAACGTCTCGACTCGATCGACCTGCTCGTCATGGCCGCCGCGCCGTCCGACTACCGGCCGGTCGACGTCTCGGAGAGGAAGATCAAGAAGGGCGCGGAGAGCGTGACGATCGAGTTCGAGGCGACCGAGGACATCCTGGCCGAGGCCGGTTCGAGGAAGAGGTCCGGTCAGGGGCTCGTCGGGTTCGCCCTCGAGACGGAGAACGAAGAGGAGTACGGCCGAGCGAAGCTCGAGGAGAAGAACCTGGACCTCATCGTTGTGAACAACCCGCTCGTCGAAGGGGCGGGGTTCGGCACCGAGACCAACGTCGCTACGCTGATCGGTCGAACCGGAGCGATCGAGAAGACCGGCACGATGTCGAAGAGCGACCTGGCCGCTGTCATCCTCCGGAGAGCGATCGATGAGCTGGGCTGGGGGCGCGATGAGTGA
- a CDS encoding uracil-DNA glycosylase, with product MFSETSGLDAASSLDEVAALAGACERCELARGRNNVVFGTGNTNARLMFVGEAPGKDEDLSGVPFVGRAGKLLDKILESAAIERDDVYIANIIKCRPPGNRTPLSNEIESCLPYLARQYEFIKPRIICTLGLPATQTLLGMRGSMGSLRGKIYRSGDIRVIPTYHPAAALRDPKYKRPIWQDFLLIKREYERD from the coding sequence ATGTTCTCGGAAACGTCGGGTCTGGACGCCGCATCGTCGCTCGATGAGGTCGCGGCCCTCGCCGGCGCGTGCGAGCGGTGCGAACTCGCGAGAGGACGGAACAACGTTGTCTTCGGAACGGGGAACACGAACGCCAGGTTGATGTTCGTCGGGGAAGCGCCGGGCAAGGACGAGGACCTGTCGGGCGTGCCGTTCGTCGGACGGGCCGGCAAGCTGCTCGACAAGATCCTCGAGAGCGCCGCCATCGAGCGGGACGACGTCTACATCGCGAACATCATCAAGTGCCGGCCGCCGGGGAACAGGACGCCGCTCTCGAATGAGATCGAGTCGTGCCTGCCGTACCTGGCCAGGCAGTATGAGTTCATCAAACCCCGAATCATCTGCACGCTCGGCCTGCCGGCCACGCAGACGCTTCTGGGAATGCGGGGTTCGATGGGCAGTCTGAGGGGGAAGATCTACCGCTCAGGGGACATCCGTGTGATCCCGACGTACCATCCGGCCGCCGCGCTCAGGGACCCGAAGTACAAGCGGCCCATCTGGCAGGACTTTCTCCTCATCAAGCGTGAGTACGAGAGGGACTGA
- a CDS encoding DUF3795 domain-containing protein: protein MRPPRSGTRSTSGPSGRTFSSSSVSTRGTDRHTGGHVGRRELISYCGLYCDLCDSRSRIPARASALLDALVAAGHEHGAADRPGFEEFWSYLAGLVEADGVCRGCREMGEALGCEISRCARERDIEICVFCDDYPCTRIGEMLSQFPTLKAEHERLRELGVEAWLEEQDERVARGLCYSEICTADRD, encoded by the coding sequence ATCCGGCCGCCGCGCTCAGGGACCCGAAGTACAAGCGGCCCATCTGGCAGGACTTTCTCCTCATCAAGCGTGAGTACGAGAGGGACTGACCGACACACCGGAGGACATGTGGGGCGAAGGGAACTGATCTCCTATTGCGGGCTCTACTGCGATCTGTGCGACTCGAGATCGCGCATTCCCGCCAGAGCGTCCGCGCTTCTGGACGCGCTGGTCGCCGCGGGACACGAGCACGGCGCCGCCGACCGACCCGGCTTCGAGGAGTTCTGGAGCTATCTGGCGGGACTCGTCGAGGCCGACGGCGTCTGTCGGGGCTGTCGGGAGATGGGCGAAGCGCTCGGGTGCGAGATCTCACGCTGCGCCCGGGAGCGCGACATCGAGATCTGCGTCTTCTGTGACGACTACCCTTGCACACGCATCGGTGAGATGCTCTCGCAGTTCCCGACCCTGAAGGCCGAGCACGAACGGCTGAGGGAACTCGGGGTCGAGGCGTGGCTCGAGGAGCAGGACGAACGCGTGGCGAGAGGTCTCTGCTACTCGGAAATCTGCACGGCGGACCGCGACTGA
- a CDS encoding diguanylate cyclase, whose amino-acid sequence MKVCIPIEGGKDLSARVCAHFGAAPAYLIHDTDSGTSTLVEGTEGEHEHGGCRPLDNLQVGTLDAMIVGGIGPRAVAKLGEAGVRVYRASGATAKENVDALGRGELHEVTSDETCSHSEHGCAD is encoded by the coding sequence GTGAAGGTCTGCATTCCGATCGAGGGAGGGAAGGACCTCTCCGCCAGGGTCTGCGCGCACTTCGGAGCGGCTCCGGCGTATCTGATCCACGACACTGACTCGGGCACGTCGACGCTGGTCGAGGGCACCGAGGGTGAGCATGAGCACGGCGGCTGCAGGCCGCTCGACAATCTGCAGGTCGGAACGCTGGACGCGATGATCGTCGGGGGCATCGGCCCCAGGGCCGTCGCGAAGCTGGGTGAGGCCGGCGTGCGTGTCTATCGGGCGTCCGGCGCGACGGCGAAGGAGAACGTCGATGCGCTCGGCCGTGGGGAGCTCCACGAGGTGACGTCCGACGAGACCTGCTCGCACAGCGAGCACGGCTGCGCCGACTGA